From the genome of Miscanthus floridulus cultivar M001 chromosome 10, ASM1932011v1, whole genome shotgun sequence, one region includes:
- the LOC136487321 gene encoding probable O-methyltransferase 2, with product MAAPSQAMAPTDAELLQAQADLWRHSLYYLTSMALKCAVELHIPTAIHDLGGATTLPELVTALSLPKTKLPFLGRVMRLLVTSGIFASDGSNGDGEEAVYRLNPLSWLLVEGVESEDHTYQKYFVLGTVSRHYVEAGLSLADWFRKDLPEPPPSPFEDLHGVPLVHESTKLLDEELDRIVEEGVAAHDNLAIGTIIRECSDVFSGLHSLTYCCGRQGNTSAKAIISAFPDIKCTVLNLPRVVETTTPVAVPSDDAVSNVTGDLFHTIPPAQAVMLKLVLHFWSDEDCVKILKQCRKAIPSREEGGKVIIIEILLEPYMGPIMYEAQLLMDMLMMVNTRGRQRTENDWRQIFTKAGFSDYKVVKKIGARGVIEVYP from the exons ATGGCCGCTCCTTCTCAAGCCATGGCTCCCACGGATGCCGAGCTGCTGCAGGCGCAAGCCGACCTATGGCGCCACAGCCTCTACTACCTCACGTCCATGGCGCTGAAGTGCGCGGTGGAGCTCCACATCCCGACCGCCATACATGACCTAGGTGGGGCCACCACGCTGCCGGAGCTGGTGACCGCGCTGTCCCTCCCCAAGACCAAGCTTCCATTCCTCGGCCGCGTGATGCGGCTGCTGGTCACGTCGGGGATCTTCGCGTCTGACGGCAGCAATGGCGATGGGGAAGAAGCCGTGTACCGCCTCAACCCACTCTCCTGGCTCCTGGTAGAAGGTGTGGAATCGGAGGACCACACCTACCAGAAGTACTTCGTGCTCGGCACCGTCTCCCGGCACTACGTTGAGGCCGGCCTTTCTCTGGCCGACTGGTTCAGGAAGGATCTGCCTgagccgccgccatcgccgttcGAGGATTTACACGGTGTGCCTCTCGTCCATGAGAGCACCAAGCTCCTCGACGAAGAGCTTGACAGGATCGTGGAAGAAGGTGTCGCGGCGCATGATAACCTGGCGATCGGGACGATTATACGGGAGTGCAGTGATGTTTTCAGTGGCCTCCACTCGCTGACCTATTGCTGTGGTAGACAGGGAAACACCAGTGCCAAGGCGATCATCAGCGCGTTCCCCGACATCAAATGCACTGTGCTGAACCTTCCAAGGGTTGTTGAGACGACGACACCTGTAGCAGTACCATCTGATGATGCTGTTAGCAATGTCACGGGTGATTTGTTCCACACCATCCCGCCTGCTCAGGCTGTGATGCTCAAG CTTGTACTGCACTTTTGGAGCGACGAGGATTGTGTGAAGATCCTGAAGCAATGCAGGAAGGCAATTCCTTCTAGAGAAGAGGGAGGGAAGGTGATCATTATAGAAATACTTCTTGAGCCTTACATGGGCCCAATAATGTACGAAGCCCAACTCCTGATGGACATGCTCATGATGGTGAATACCAGAGGTAGGCAGCGTACTGAAAATGACTGGCGCCAGATCTTCACTAAAGCTGGTTTCTCTGACTATAAGGTTGTTAAGAAAATAGGAGCTCGTGGTGTCATCGAAGTCTACCCGTAA